A window of Pseudomonadota bacterium contains these coding sequences:
- a CDS encoding octaprenyl diphosphate synthase yields the protein TLPLIYTLKQASDEERKQLQEIILADFVSPEDFTHVYQLIIKYQGIQFTMNQARKHIETAKSLLTPWGPSLFKESLLFVADYVLDRNR from the coding sequence TTACCCTGCCACTGATTTACACCCTGAAGCAGGCATCTGATGAAGAACGGAAGCAACTGCAGGAAATAATCCTGGCTGATTTTGTCAGCCCGGAAGACTTTACTCATGTCTATCAGCTAATCATCAAGTATCAGGGAATCCAGTTCACCATGAATCAGGCGCGAAAGCATATTGAAACAGCGAAAAGTCTGTTAACCCCCTGGGGACCATCTCTCTTTAAGGAATCCCTGCTGTTTGTGGCTGATTATGTACTTGATCGAAACCGATAA
- the ppdK gene encoding pyruvate, phosphate dikinase: MAEKHVYTFGNGVAEGNASMKNILGGKGANLAEMTSIGIPVPPGFTISTDTCVYFYQHQDQYPEGLTEQVQEALRKTEDIMGRRFGDPENPLLFSVRSGARVSMPGMMDTVLNLGLNDDTIKGIIKQSGNERFAYDSYRRFIQMYGNVVMGIDGEKLEILLEEAKEKKGVELDTELNALDLKEVVGLLKERIQELTGSSFPEDPKAQLWGAISAVFKSWNNQRAVTYRRLNNIPDHWGTAVNVQVMVFGNMGDDCATGVAFTRDPSTGENYFFGEFLVNAQGEDVVAGIRTPQPINNVGKTDSSLASLEEVMPDLYRQLVKIYQKLEHHYRDMQDMEFTIEKDKLWLLQTRNGKRTSKASIKIAVDMVSEGLIDKKEAVLRIDPQQLDQLLHPMLDPDAPRNTLAKGLPASPGAACGEVVFSADEAEEFNEEGKAVILVRIETSPEDIHGMHASRGILTARGGMTSHAAVVARGMGKCCVAGCGDIRLDYEAEYFKVGDTVVKKGEIITLDGSTGEVFLGTIPTIEPALTGEFGTFMEWVDEFRRLKVRTNADTPHDSTVARNFGAEGIGLCRTEHMFFEEDRIMAVREMILADDLSGREKALAKILPMQKSDFLGIFTAMNGLPVTIRLLDPPLHEFLPHTDQELKVLAQSMGVQFETLKERTAALHEFNPMLGHRGCRLGISYPEIYAMQTKAIIEAACELVKEKQLDIIPEIMVPLVADVKELKILKEKIIAICDETISRYGVTLDYMIGTMIELPRAAITADEIAKEAEFFSFGTNDLTQTTFGLSRDDAGKFLKDYIDQGIFVRDPFVTIDIDGVGALVEMGVNKGRQSRPELKVGICGEHGGEPASVEFCHRAGLNYVSCSPYRVPIARLAAAQAALKE; the protein is encoded by the coding sequence ATGGCTGAAAAACATGTCTATACATTTGGTAATGGTGTGGCTGAGGGAAATGCTTCGATGAAAAATATCCTGGGCGGCAAAGGGGCCAACCTGGCGGAAATGACCAGCATAGGGATTCCTGTTCCTCCCGGGTTTACCATCAGTACTGACACTTGCGTTTATTTTTATCAGCATCAGGACCAGTATCCCGAAGGACTGACTGAGCAGGTACAGGAAGCCTTAAGAAAAACGGAGGACATTATGGGACGCCGTTTTGGCGATCCAGAGAATCCTCTCCTTTTCTCAGTTCGTTCCGGAGCTCGGGTTTCCATGCCCGGAATGATGGATACCGTCCTTAATCTCGGTCTTAATGACGATACCATCAAGGGCATCATCAAACAGTCCGGTAATGAACGGTTTGCCTATGACAGTTATCGCCGCTTTATCCAGATGTACGGAAATGTGGTTATGGGTATCGACGGGGAAAAGCTCGAAATCCTGCTGGAAGAAGCTAAAGAAAAAAAAGGGGTAGAACTGGATACAGAGCTTAACGCCCTGGATCTCAAAGAAGTTGTGGGTCTGCTCAAAGAACGGATTCAGGAATTAACCGGCTCCTCCTTTCCGGAAGATCCCAAAGCCCAGTTGTGGGGAGCAATCTCTGCAGTTTTCAAGTCCTGGAATAACCAGCGGGCTGTCACCTATCGACGATTGAATAATATCCCTGATCATTGGGGAACAGCGGTTAACGTTCAAGTTATGGTTTTTGGCAACATGGGTGATGACTGTGCTACCGGCGTCGCCTTTACCCGGGACCCATCAACCGGGGAAAACTATTTTTTCGGCGAATTTCTGGTCAATGCCCAGGGAGAGGACGTGGTTGCCGGCATCCGCACCCCGCAACCTATTAATAATGTCGGCAAAACCGACTCTTCCCTGGCATCCCTGGAAGAAGTCATGCCTGACCTCTACCGGCAGCTGGTGAAAATATACCAGAAACTGGAACACCATTACCGTGACATGCAGGACATGGAGTTTACGATTGAAAAAGACAAACTCTGGCTGCTGCAAACTAGAAACGGCAAGCGAACCAGCAAAGCGTCCATTAAGATTGCCGTGGATATGGTCAGTGAAGGCCTGATTGACAAAAAAGAGGCTGTTTTACGTATAGACCCTCAACAGCTGGATCAGTTGCTGCACCCAATGCTGGACCCTGATGCCCCCCGGAATACACTGGCAAAAGGTTTGCCGGCTTCCCCCGGCGCCGCCTGCGGAGAAGTGGTTTTCTCTGCTGATGAGGCTGAGGAATTTAACGAAGAGGGGAAAGCGGTAATCCTGGTCCGAATTGAAACCTCACCAGAAGATATTCATGGCATGCATGCCTCCCGGGGCATTTTAACGGCCCGTGGAGGCATGACATCACACGCGGCTGTAGTTGCCCGGGGGATGGGAAAATGCTGTGTGGCCGGTTGCGGTGACATAAGGCTGGATTACGAAGCGGAGTATTTCAAGGTTGGTGATACAGTAGTCAAAAAAGGCGAGATTATCACTCTGGATGGTTCAACCGGAGAAGTTTTCCTTGGCACTATCCCCACCATCGAACCCGCCCTTACCGGTGAATTCGGCACTTTCATGGAATGGGTTGACGAATTCCGCCGGTTAAAAGTAAGAACGAATGCCGATACACCCCATGATTCAACCGTCGCCCGCAATTTCGGTGCCGAGGGCATCGGCTTATGCCGGACGGAACATATGTTTTTTGAAGAAGATCGGATTATGGCCGTACGGGAAATGATTCTGGCTGACGATCTTTCCGGACGGGAAAAAGCCCTGGCTAAAATACTGCCAATGCAAAAAAGTGATTTCCTGGGCATTTTCACCGCCATGAATGGCCTGCCGGTAACCATCCGGCTGCTGGATCCACCATTGCACGAATTCTTACCCCATACTGATCAGGAGCTGAAAGTGCTGGCTCAATCCATGGGAGTCCAATTTGAGACTCTCAAAGAAAGAACGGCGGCCCTGCACGAATTCAATCCCATGCTGGGACATCGTGGCTGTCGGTTGGGAATTTCCTACCCGGAAATTTACGCCATGCAAACCAAGGCAATTATTGAAGCCGCCTGTGAACTGGTAAAAGAAAAACAGCTGGATATTATTCCGGAAATCATGGTGCCCCTGGTTGCCGATGTCAAAGAATTAAAAATTCTGAAGGAAAAGATCATTGCTATCTGTGATGAAACTATTTCCCGTTACGGCGTCACCTTGGATTATATGATCGGCACCATGATTGAGCTGCCCCGGGCAGCTATCACTGCCGATGAAATCGCCAAGGAGGCTGAATTCTTCTCTTTCGGCACCAACGACCTGACCCAGACCACCTTTGGTCTCAGTCGTGATGATGCCGGTAAATTTCTTAAGGACTATATTGACCAGGGTATTTTTGTCCGTGATCCCTTTGTCACTATTGATATTGACGGCGTTGGCGCCCTGGTGGAAATGGGAGTCAACAAAGGCCGACAAAGCCGACCGGAACTGAAAGTTGGCATTTGTGGTGAGCATGGAGGTGAACCGGCATCAGTTGAATTCTGCCACCGGGCCGGGCTCAACTATGTCAGCTGTTCTCCTTACCGGGTTCCCATCGCCAGGCTGGCAGCAGCCCAGGCGGCACTAAAAGAATAA
- the trxA gene encoding thioredoxin, which translates to MSAELIGYLNDDNFTTEIEQSEVPVLIDFYATWCGPCTAMAPVLEEFAREKEGKVKIFKINVDENPKTPAKYGVRGIPTLILFAKGKEVNKIVGMTPKDHLEKMLDNAQ; encoded by the coding sequence ATGTCGGCTGAACTTATCGGTTACTTGAATGACGACAATTTTACCACTGAGATCGAACAATCTGAGGTTCCGGTTCTCATTGATTTTTATGCCACCTGGTGTGGGCCATGCACAGCCATGGCTCCGGTTCTGGAGGAATTTGCCCGGGAAAAGGAAGGTAAAGTAAAAATTTTCAAAATCAATGTTGATGAAAATCCCAAAACCCCGGCAAAATACGGGGTTCGTGGCATTCCAACTTTAATCCTTTTTGCCAAGGGAAAAGAAGTAAATAAGATTGTCGGCATGACCCCGAAAGATCATTTGGAAAAAATGCTCGATAACGCCCAGTAG
- the glyS gene encoding glycine--tRNA ligase subunit beta, which yields MRQDFLLEIGTEEIPAGFLNRIFQTLPHQVAELLSYHRLSYEDIKVMGTPRRLAIHVSSLVDSQEDRTIEKMGPSKQVAYDADGNPTKAAIGFAQGQKTPLEELEIITTEKGEYLGVRKKEIGQKSIDILSATLPTFIENIPFQKSMRWQDFDLRFARPIHWLLALLGKTVIPLSMEGLTSGNCSHGHRFMSPETFTIEEPNQYMDRCRKANVIVDQDERRSMIKEQLLAIEKEVGGTIIDDEELLQTVTNLVEFPTAGCGSFEKQFLELPEEVLITVMRHHQKYFSLRDPQGKLMPNFITINNTLAHDPRLVIDGNERVLRARLNDAQFFYREDLKVPLETFVERLKNVVFQTKLGTSYEKMSRFQTLATELAEKLCPAKKDKVARTALLCKADLESNMVGEFSDLQGIMGREYAKAAGEDQDISRGIYEHYLPTSAGGKLPADDCGALVSIADKIDTIVGCFGIGLIPTGGADPYALRRQALGIIHIILDRQYTINLAELVNRSLELLAAKIDRQPQVVADEVLEFIKGRFFNNLTARGIPAGVVDGVLATGFYELLEANRKIEALDVFRHRDDFELLLVAFKRVMNIIKGTAEQQIAPDLLEVAAEKELLRKLNLISASCQKNIAGRNYLQALEAMAELKPAVDTFFDQVMVMVDDEATKNNRIGLLQAIASLFRQVADFSKL from the coding sequence ATGAGGCAAGATTTTTTACTGGAAATCGGCACGGAAGAAATACCCGCGGGCTTTCTTAACAGGATATTTCAAACTCTGCCCCATCAAGTAGCTGAATTATTGTCCTATCACCGGCTATCCTATGAAGATATTAAAGTCATGGGAACTCCCCGCCGGTTGGCAATTCATGTTTCCAGCCTGGTTGACAGCCAGGAAGACCGAACCATTGAAAAAATGGGGCCTTCAAAACAGGTCGCATATGATGCCGATGGGAATCCCACCAAGGCAGCCATTGGCTTTGCCCAGGGGCAGAAAACCCCTCTGGAAGAGCTGGAAATCATTACCACTGAAAAAGGGGAATACTTAGGCGTCAGAAAAAAAGAAATCGGCCAGAAAAGCATCGATATTCTGTCGGCCACCCTCCCGACTTTCATCGAAAATATTCCATTCCAGAAATCCATGCGCTGGCAGGATTTTGATCTCCGCTTTGCCCGGCCGATTCACTGGCTGCTGGCCCTTTTGGGCAAGACGGTCATTCCCTTAAGTATGGAAGGATTGACTTCAGGAAACTGTTCCCACGGTCATCGGTTCATGTCCCCTGAGACTTTTACCATTGAAGAGCCCAACCAATATATGGACCGGTGCCGGAAGGCCAATGTTATTGTTGATCAGGATGAACGCCGGTCGATGATAAAAGAACAACTGTTGGCAATTGAAAAAGAAGTTGGGGGAACTATCATCGACGATGAGGAACTGCTGCAAACGGTTACCAACCTGGTGGAATTTCCCACTGCAGGCTGTGGCTCATTTGAAAAACAGTTTCTCGAACTACCTGAAGAAGTTTTAATCACGGTTATGCGCCATCATCAAAAATATTTCAGCCTCCGTGACCCCCAGGGGAAATTGATGCCCAACTTTATCACCATCAACAATACCCTTGCCCATGACCCCCGGCTGGTAATTGACGGGAACGAAAGGGTGTTGCGGGCCCGGCTTAATGATGCCCAATTTTTCTACCGGGAAGACCTGAAAGTTCCCCTGGAAACATTTGTAGAACGACTGAAAAATGTTGTTTTTCAAACAAAGCTTGGTACATCTTACGAAAAGATGTCCAGGTTCCAAACCCTGGCAACCGAGTTGGCGGAAAAGCTCTGTCCAGCCAAAAAAGATAAAGTGGCCCGGACCGCCCTGCTCTGCAAGGCCGACCTGGAAAGCAACATGGTTGGTGAATTTTCCGACCTGCAGGGAATCATGGGCAGAGAATATGCCAAAGCAGCAGGAGAGGACCAGGACATCAGCCGGGGAATCTATGAGCATTATCTTCCTACATCTGCCGGCGGCAAGCTGCCCGCCGATGATTGCGGCGCCCTGGTCAGCATTGCCGATAAAATTGATACTATTGTCGGCTGTTTCGGCATCGGCCTGATACCTACTGGTGGCGCTGACCCTTACGCCCTGCGGCGCCAGGCTCTGGGAATTATTCACATTATTCTTGACCGGCAATACACCATTAACCTGGCTGAACTGGTAAACAGGTCTCTGGAGCTGCTGGCGGCTAAAATTGATCGTCAACCCCAGGTGGTTGCTGATGAGGTATTGGAATTTATAAAAGGCAGATTTTTCAACAACCTGACGGCCAGAGGAATTCCAGCCGGGGTGGTCGATGGGGTGTTAGCCACCGGTTTTTACGAGCTGCTGGAAGCCAATCGTAAGATTGAGGCTTTGGATGTCTTCCGGCATCGGGATGATTTTGAATTATTACTGGTGGCATTCAAACGGGTAATGAATATTATCAAAGGAACAGCTGAACAACAAATTGCACCTGACCTGCTGGAAGTAGCCGCCGAAAAAGAACTCTTGAGAAAACTTAATCTGATTTCAGCTTCCTGCCAAAAAAACATAGCCGGCCGAAACTACCTGCAGGCCCTTGAAGCCATGGCGGAATTGAAACCGGCGGTCGATACTTTTTTTGACCAGGTGATGGTTATGGTTGATGACGAGGCAACCAAGAATAACCGCATAGGACTACTGCAGGCGATTGCTTCTCTGTTTAGACAAGTAGCTGACTTTTCAAAACTGTAA
- a CDS encoding TlpA disulfide reductase family protein: MSAPKTRDRSCMKIFALVLIFCGLIACGDSSAPKKKKGKLAPDFSLTSLDGKELTRNSLKGKVVILDFWATWCPPCRAAIPHLVEMDKKYRDQGLVVVGISLDRGGKEEVSNFAERNHIDYDLVMGVNNAILKDFGEISSIPTIIILNQQAEIIFKAVGYNAEIAQTIDSKVTESLQ; the protein is encoded by the coding sequence ATGTCTGCACCAAAAACCAGAGACAGATCATGCATGAAAATCTTTGCCTTGGTTTTAATCTTCTGTGGATTGATTGCCTGTGGTGATTCATCGGCACCAAAGAAAAAGAAGGGAAAGCTGGCACCAGACTTTTCCCTGACTTCATTGGATGGCAAGGAGCTAACCCGTAACTCCCTCAAAGGTAAAGTGGTCATTCTTGATTTCTGGGCCACCTGGTGCCCTCCCTGCCGGGCGGCCATCCCTCATCTGGTAGAAATGGATAAAAAATATCGTGACCAGGGACTCGTGGTTGTGGGGATAAGTCTTGATCGGGGGGGCAAAGAAGAGGTATCCAACTTTGCCGAACGTAATCACATTGATTACGACCTGGTTATGGGGGTTAACAACGCCATTTTGAAAGATTTCGGTGAAATCAGTTCCATCCCGACTATCATTATCCTTAACCAGCAGGCTGAAATCATTTTCAAAGCTGTCGGATATAATGCAGAAATTGCCCAAACCATTGATAGCAAAGTGACTGAATCACTACAATAA